One window from the genome of Epinephelus fuscoguttatus linkage group LG3, E.fuscoguttatus.final_Chr_v1 encodes:
- the rnf11a gene encoding RING finger protein 11a — translation MGNCLFSQGADDLSLLNESEGGSLPGEPPPPYQERTQPVPVYHPTPGESRLAYQLTEEEQVRIAQRIGLIHHLPKGIFDPGSDPSDKKVKECVICMMDFEYGDPIRFLPCLHIYHVDCIDPWLMRSFTCPSCMEPVDAALLSSYETN, via the exons ATGGGGAACTGCCTGTTTTCACAAGGTGCGGATGACCTGTCGCTGCTGAACGAGTCCGAGGGGGGCAGTCTGCCCGGAGAGCCTCCGCCGCCCTACCAG GAGCGCACCCAGCCTGTGCCAGTGTACCATCCCACCCCAGGGGAGAGCCGTCTGGCTTACCAACTGACCGAAGAGGAGCAGGTCCGCATTGCTCAGCGAATCGGCCTTATCCATCACCTGCCCAAAGGCATATTCGACCCGGGCTCAGACCCTTCTGACAAGAAAGTTAAAGA GTGTGTGATCTGCATGATGGATTTTGAGTACGGTGATCCCATCCGGTTCTTGCCCTGCCTTCATATTTACCACGTCGATTGCATTGACCCCTGGCTGATGCGCTCCTTCACCTGCCCTTCCTGCATGGAGCCGGTAGACGCAGCCCTGCTGTCCTCTTACGAAACCAACTGA